One region of Estrella lausannensis genomic DNA includes:
- the rplJ gene encoding 50S ribosomal protein L10, whose protein sequence is MKKEKQLLLDEVKGQIDQFGSFVIANYAGVSANAFGQFRREIGDMGGDVQMIKKTLLIKAAKEAGVELKEADLPGHISVVFGGTDPVEATKAVFKFSKENDNSLAVLGGRFDGKYLNAKDVEMLSTLPGKDEMRAQLLSVFEAPLSQTVGAMDAILTSILHCLENKSQKEAN, encoded by the coding sequence ATGAAAAAAGAAAAGCAACTCCTTTTAGACGAAGTAAAGGGACAAATCGATCAATTCGGATCTTTCGTAATCGCCAATTATGCTGGTGTTTCCGCTAACGCGTTCGGCCAGTTCCGTCGCGAAATCGGCGACATGGGCGGCGACGTGCAGATGATCAAGAAAACACTCTTGATCAAAGCAGCGAAAGAAGCCGGAGTTGAGCTGAAAGAGGCCGATCTGCCAGGACACATCAGCGTTGTATTCGGCGGAACAGATCCGGTAGAAGCAACTAAGGCCGTGTTTAAGTTCAGCAAAGAGAACGACAACTCTCTGGCTGTACTCGGTGGAAGGTTCGACGGCAAATACCTGAATGCAAAAGATGTCGAGATGCTTTCGACTCTGCCAGGAAAAGACGAAATGCGTGCGCAGCTGCTTAGCGTATTCGAAGCGCCGCTCAGTCAAACTGTTGGAGCGATGGATGCAATACTCACATCGATCTTGCACTGTCTGGAAAATAAATCACAGAAAGAAGCTAATTAA
- a CDS encoding zinc ribbon domain-containing protein, producing MNTQCPSCLSCGMPLEDKKDSKLGTDGKLYCVYCLRPDGSVKSYEEILEGCVCHLQQSQGLDPASAHDIADKMLKSLPFWTNMLREDK from the coding sequence ATGAATACTCAATGCCCAAGCTGCCTATCGTGCGGCATGCCTCTTGAAGATAAAAAAGACAGCAAACTCGGCACCGATGGTAAACTCTATTGCGTATACTGCCTGCGGCCGGATGGCTCGGTGAAGAGCTATGAAGAGATTTTGGAAGGTTGCGTTTGCCATCTCCAGCAATCTCAGGGCTTGGACCCAGCCTCCGCCCATGATATTGCGGATAAAATGCTAAAGAGCCTTCCCTTCTGGACTAATATGCTGAGGGAAGATAAATGA
- the rpoC gene encoding DNA-directed RNA polymerase subunit beta', producing MTEKEQEQKQFDKLTIQIASDNVIRNDWSRGEIKKPETINYRTFKPEKGGLFCEKIFGPTRDWECACGKYKKIKHKGIVCDRCGVEVTLSKVRRERMAHIDLAVPIVHIWFFKTMPSRIGNILGMSTTDLERVIYYEEYVVINPGQTDLQKKQLLNDAQYREAQEKWGKDAFDAKMGGEAIRDLLAAEDLQASFVELKDKLRKTKSQQARMKLAKRLKIVEGFLSSKNRPDWMVMGAVPVIPPELRPLVPLDGGRFATSDLNDLYRRVINRNNRLKAILKLKTPEVIVRNEKRMLQEAVDALFDNGRHGHPVMGAGNRPLKSLSEMLKGKQGRFRQNLLGKRVDYSGRSVIVVGPELKFNQCGLPKLMALELFEPFIVKRLKELGYVYTIRSAKKMIQRHAPEVWDVLDEIIKGHPVLLNRAPTLHRLGIQAFQPTLIEGKAIRIHPLVCAAFNADFDGDQMAVYVPLSVEAQLEAKLLMMAPDNIFLPSSGKPVAIPSQDMTLGLYYLMCDPLYVQEEHGGKTKMFKDSDEVLTALQASGSYNWYTKQKGDSDLVKDMDHPKSCYVRGLRIHEKIKLRTEAGIIETTPGRVLFNRIVPKQLGFQNYSLPKKKMGELILQCYKKAGLEETVRFLDNLKSLGFSEATKAAISMGISDVRVPEMKKKIIDEAHKKVAQVKKQYEDGIITDGERHSKTIAIWTETAELLSEDLITKIGEVEDGRQNPLYLMMDSGARGNKSQIKQLGALRGLMAKPSGAIMESAITSNFREGLTVLEFSISSHGARKGLADTALKTADSGYLTRRLVDVSQDVIITEYDCGTLNGIEVSAIKQGQEELLPLKDRIFGRTVCDDIYQPGDRSKLLAKSGDVLTLLQAEAIDDSGIETVKIRSVLTCETRRGVCAKCYGINLANGKEVSRGEAVGIIAAQSIGEPGTQLTMRTFHSGGIASASITPEIISEQVGLVIYSDLRVVQNEEGQWVALNKKGALNIVRDEGRTIEEYKKLLSTKSLEPLQTFSIELGTKILIGDGQPVKKGQKIAEWEQHNIPIICDRPGFAKYEDLVEGISTEKEVNKQTGQVELTVKQHRGELHPQIMIYADKKFEELVGTYPLPSGAIISVEEGAYSTAGTLLARLPRGMMKTKDITGGLPRVAELFEARKPKDSAEIAKIDGVVDFRGVQKNKRIVVVRDEVSGMEEEHLIPHTKHLIVQKGDHVVKGQQLTDGVVIPHEILEICGVRELQKYLVNQVQEVYRLQGVDINDKHVEIIVRQMLKKIRVTDPGDTSMLYGEEVDKKEFERENQKVAAEGGKAAQAAPVLLGITKASLSTDSFISAASFQDTTRVLTDAACAGKSDYLMGFKENVIMGHIIPGGTGFDYHNKVKKFVDIEHEEALAFDFEETLPPGPAPAA from the coding sequence ATGACTGAAAAAGAGCAAGAGCAGAAGCAGTTTGATAAGCTGACGATTCAGATTGCGTCTGACAATGTGATAAGAAATGATTGGTCCCGCGGAGAGATTAAGAAGCCCGAGACCATCAACTACCGTACTTTCAAGCCGGAGAAGGGTGGTCTTTTCTGTGAAAAGATCTTTGGACCGACAAGGGACTGGGAGTGCGCCTGCGGTAAATACAAGAAGATCAAGCATAAAGGCATTGTCTGCGACCGCTGCGGCGTCGAGGTAACCCTCTCTAAAGTGCGACGTGAACGAATGGCGCACATCGACCTCGCAGTGCCGATCGTCCACATCTGGTTTTTCAAAACGATGCCATCACGCATCGGCAACATCCTCGGTATGTCGACAACTGACTTGGAACGCGTCATATACTACGAAGAGTATGTTGTCATCAACCCAGGTCAGACAGACCTGCAAAAGAAGCAGCTTTTAAACGATGCGCAGTACCGTGAAGCGCAGGAGAAATGGGGCAAAGATGCATTCGACGCCAAAATGGGCGGCGAGGCAATTCGCGACCTGCTTGCGGCAGAAGACTTGCAGGCCTCTTTTGTGGAACTGAAAGACAAGCTGAGAAAAACAAAGTCCCAACAAGCGCGTATGAAGCTTGCCAAGAGACTGAAGATTGTCGAAGGGTTTCTCTCGTCCAAGAATCGTCCTGACTGGATGGTTATGGGCGCGGTGCCGGTTATTCCGCCCGAGCTTCGTCCTTTAGTGCCTTTGGATGGCGGCCGTTTTGCTACTTCCGACCTGAACGATCTCTATAGAAGGGTTATCAACCGTAACAACCGTCTCAAAGCAATTCTGAAGCTGAAGACCCCGGAAGTGATCGTTCGTAACGAAAAGAGGATGCTGCAGGAAGCTGTGGATGCCCTTTTCGACAACGGCAGGCACGGACACCCGGTCATGGGCGCAGGAAACAGACCCTTAAAGTCTCTTTCGGAAATGCTGAAAGGTAAACAGGGCCGCTTCAGACAGAACCTTCTCGGTAAGAGGGTCGACTACTCCGGCCGTTCTGTAATCGTTGTGGGACCTGAACTGAAATTCAACCAGTGCGGTTTGCCCAAGTTGATGGCGCTCGAGCTGTTCGAGCCATTCATCGTCAAGCGTCTAAAAGAGCTCGGCTATGTCTACACCATCCGCTCTGCCAAGAAGATGATCCAGCGTCATGCACCCGAGGTATGGGACGTTCTTGACGAGATCATCAAGGGACACCCGGTTCTTCTTAACCGAGCGCCCACTTTGCACAGACTTGGTATCCAGGCATTCCAGCCTACACTGATCGAAGGTAAAGCGATTCGTATCCATCCTCTCGTCTGCGCCGCGTTCAACGCGGACTTCGACGGTGACCAGATGGCCGTTTACGTTCCTTTGTCGGTGGAAGCGCAGCTCGAAGCAAAACTTCTGATGATGGCACCGGACAATATCTTCTTGCCCTCATCCGGAAAACCGGTAGCGATCCCATCGCAGGATATGACACTCGGTCTCTACTACCTGATGTGCGACCCTCTCTATGTCCAAGAAGAGCATGGCGGCAAAACCAAAATGTTCAAGGATTCAGACGAGGTTCTGACAGCCCTTCAGGCAAGTGGCAGCTACAACTGGTACACCAAGCAGAAAGGCGATTCCGATCTCGTTAAAGACATGGATCACCCCAAGAGCTGCTACGTTAGAGGTCTTCGCATCCATGAGAAGATCAAGCTGAGAACAGAAGCCGGTATCATCGAGACAACGCCAGGCCGTGTTCTCTTCAACCGCATTGTGCCCAAGCAGCTTGGCTTCCAGAACTATAGCCTGCCGAAAAAGAAGATGGGAGAGCTCATCTTGCAGTGCTACAAGAAAGCCGGCTTGGAAGAGACTGTCCGTTTCCTCGACAACTTAAAGTCGCTCGGATTCTCCGAGGCGACAAAAGCGGCGATCTCGATGGGTATATCCGATGTGCGCGTACCTGAGATGAAGAAAAAAATCATCGACGAGGCGCATAAGAAAGTGGCCCAGGTCAAGAAACAGTACGAAGACGGTATCATCACCGACGGGGAACGTCATTCCAAAACGATCGCGATCTGGACTGAGACGGCAGAGCTTCTGTCTGAAGACTTGATCACGAAGATCGGAGAAGTTGAAGACGGTCGTCAGAACCCGCTTTACCTGATGATGGACTCGGGCGCCAGGGGTAACAAATCCCAGATTAAGCAGCTTGGAGCACTCAGGGGACTTATGGCGAAACCTTCGGGCGCCATCATGGAATCGGCGATTACTTCCAACTTCAGGGAAGGTCTGACGGTTCTTGAATTCTCGATCTCTTCACACGGTGCTAGAAAGGGTCTTGCGGATACGGCGCTTAAAACAGCCGACTCCGGATACTTGACAAGACGTCTTGTCGACGTATCGCAAGACGTGATCATCACAGAGTACGACTGCGGAACGCTGAACGGCATCGAAGTATCGGCTATTAAGCAAGGTCAGGAAGAACTCCTGCCGCTTAAAGACCGTATTTTCGGAAGAACTGTCTGCGACGACATCTACCAACCAGGCGACAGATCGAAGCTCTTGGCAAAGAGCGGCGATGTGCTGACTCTTCTGCAGGCGGAAGCGATCGACGACTCCGGTATCGAAACGGTGAAAATCCGTTCCGTACTGACATGTGAGACAAGACGCGGAGTCTGTGCCAAGTGCTACGGCATCAACTTGGCAAACGGTAAAGAGGTCAGCCGCGGAGAAGCGGTCGGCATCATCGCAGCCCAGTCCATCGGTGAACCGGGTACGCAGTTGACGATGAGAACGTTCCACTCCGGTGGTATCGCGTCCGCATCCATCACCCCTGAAATTATTTCAGAACAGGTGGGTCTCGTCATCTACTCCGACTTAAGAGTGGTACAGAACGAAGAAGGCCAGTGGGTTGCTCTGAACAAAAAAGGCGCCCTGAACATTGTGCGCGATGAAGGAAGAACGATCGAAGAGTATAAGAAACTCCTCTCGACAAAGTCGCTTGAGCCGCTGCAAACGTTCTCCATCGAGCTTGGTACCAAAATCTTGATAGGGGATGGACAACCTGTTAAAAAAGGTCAGAAGATCGCCGAATGGGAACAGCACAACATTCCTATCATCTGCGACAGACCGGGTTTTGCCAAATACGAAGACTTGGTGGAAGGGATCTCGACTGAGAAGGAAGTGAACAAACAGACCGGTCAGGTCGAATTGACTGTGAAGCAACACCGTGGTGAGTTGCATCCGCAGATCATGATCTACGCTGACAAGAAGTTTGAAGAACTCGTCGGTACCTATCCGTTGCCTTCGGGCGCCATCATCTCCGTTGAGGAGGGAGCTTATTCTACAGCAGGTACGCTGCTCGCCAGATTGCCCCGAGGAATGATGAAGACGAAGGACATCACGGGGGGTCTCCCCAGAGTCGCCGAGCTTTTCGAAGCGAGGAAGCCGAAAGACTCCGCCGAGATCGCCAAGATCGACGGCGTTGTCGACTTCCGTGGCGTGCAGAAGAACAAGCGTATCGTTGTCGTTCGTGACGAGGTCTCCGGCATGGAAGAGGAGCACCTTATCCCGCACACCAAGCACTTGATCGTCCAAAAAGGCGACCACGTGGTGAAGGGGCAACAGCTGACAGACGGCGTTGTCATCCCGCACGAAATCTTGGAGATCTGCGGCGTGCGTGAGCTGCAGAAGTACCTGGTAAACCAAGTTCAGGAAGTTTATCGACTCCAGGGTGTCGATATCAACGACAAGCACGTTGAGATTATTGTACGTCAAATGCTTAAGAAGATCCGGGTCACAGATCCGGGCGACACGAGCATGCTCTACGGCGAAGAGGTCGATAAGAAAGAATTCGAGCGTGAGAACCAGAAGGTCGCGGCTGAGGGCGGAAAAGCAGCTCAGGCAGCACCGGTTCTGCTCGGTATCACCAAAGCGTCGCTTAGCACCGACTCCTTTATTTCGGCAGCCTCCTTCCAAGACACGACAAGGGTCTTGACGGATGCGGCTTGTGCTGGTAAATCAGATTACTTGATGGGATTTAAGGAAAATGTCATCATGGGGCACATCATACCCGGCGGTACGGGCTTCGACTACCACAACAAGGTGAAGAAGTTCGTTGACATCGAACATGAAGAGGCTCTAGCCTTCGATTTCGAAGAGACTCTTCCTCCCGGACCTGCTCCAGCGGCATAA
- a CDS encoding DUF5407 family protein, with amino-acid sequence MAQNSKFGGSDVVHEGFEVQSLFDAIQTAVLDAKKKLESIKGKKDQFSICDMFEMQMVMNNLSQLSEMSTSVVSASNQALLSMARAIKQ; translated from the coding sequence ATGGCCCAGAATAGTAAATTTGGCGGATCAGATGTAGTTCATGAAGGTTTTGAAGTGCAGTCGCTCTTTGATGCCATTCAAACTGCAGTCTTGGACGCTAAGAAAAAGCTTGAGTCGATTAAAGGGAAGAAAGACCAGTTCAGCATATGCGACATGTTCGAAATGCAGATGGTCATGAACAACCTTTCTCAGCTCTCCGAGATGTCCACCTCGGTAGTCAGCGCTTCCAACCAGGCGCTCCTAAGCATGGCAAGGGCCATCAAGCAATAA
- the rpoB gene encoding DNA-directed RNA polymerase subunit beta codes for MLKKAPKRISFGGKEDIIDLPNLIEIQIKSYNQFLQTDLYPEERENIGLQEVFTEIFPIKSYDEKTVLEYLSYSLGVPKYNPEECIRRGISYNVVLKVKFRLTDETGIKEEEVYMGTIPLMTDKGTFIINGAERVVVSQLHRSPGICFEQERSMRGSMLYSFRIIPYRGSWLEGAFDTGDLIHIYIDRKKRRRKILASTFIRALGYSTNTDIIEEFFSTKKAKLGSEKEYSKLVGKILAEDVTDEETGVVYGKAAEKLTTAMLKRMSDTGIKMIRIAEDADENNPIIKMIAKDPTDSYESALKDFYRKLRPGEPATIANARSAMMRLFFDPKRYNLGRVGRYKMNSKLGFPINDEAMQAVTLTKEDVIGALKYLIQLKQGSDEVSIDDIDHLGNRRVRSVGELIQNQCRIGLARMEKIIRERMNLFDFTSDTLTPGKIVSAKGLAGVLKDFFGRSQLSQFMDQVNPVAELTHKRRLSSLGPGGLNRDRAGFEVRDVHASHYGRVCPIETPEGPNIGLITSLSSFAKINEFGFIETPYRIVRDGVVTDEIEYMTADQEERCVIAQATTPLDEHNMFITEICWARYRGEPLEIETPKVTHVDVSPKQLVSIVTGLIPFLEHDDANRALMGSNMQRQGVPLLKPEAPIVGTGLEARAGKDSGAVIIAKEDGVINYVDGNIIVISPKDNPMELKTYQLKKYMRSNAGTCINQTPLCEVGDKIKAGDVIADGPGTDKGEVALGKNVLVAFMPWYGYNYEDAIIISEKLIREDAYTSIHIEEFEITARDTKLGKEEITRDIPNVSEEALANLGDDGIIRIGAEVKQGDILVGKITPKSESELAPEERLLRAIFGEKAADVKDASLVVPPGTEGVVMDVKVFSRRDKLSKSDEELVEEATRLKDLQKEYKQKKAELRMERREKMAALLLNDQAPGTIIHRKTAEIVIDEGELITQDLIELIEQETVEDLIMPENDIYKTLKSVLHEYDVKLQTVESQYKTELEQMRKGDTELDPGVIRQVKVYVASKRKLQVGDKMAGRHGNKGVVSKLVPEADMPYLPNGQTVEIILNPLGVPSRMNLGQVFETHLGFAAQRAGIFVKSPVFEGFPEEEIWKMMKSQGLPENGKFFLYDGCTGERFDGKIVVGYIYMMKLGHLVADKIHARAVGPYSLVTQQPLGGKAQMGGQRFGEMEVWAAEAYGAAHLLQELLTVKSDDVGGRTRIYESIVKGDNILSPGTPESFNVLIKEMQGLGLDIRAEEVIESEFHS; via the coding sequence ATGCTAAAAAAGGCGCCCAAACGTATCAGTTTTGGTGGTAAAGAAGATATCATCGATCTTCCAAACCTTATCGAAATCCAAATTAAATCCTACAACCAGTTCCTTCAGACAGACCTCTATCCGGAAGAAAGAGAGAACATAGGCCTTCAGGAAGTCTTCACTGAAATTTTCCCTATCAAGTCTTATGATGAAAAAACTGTTCTCGAGTACCTCTCCTACAGTCTGGGAGTTCCCAAATACAATCCCGAAGAGTGCATCCGCCGCGGTATTAGCTATAACGTCGTACTCAAAGTTAAATTTCGTCTGACAGACGAGACAGGTATCAAAGAAGAAGAAGTCTACATGGGGACAATCCCCTTGATGACAGACAAGGGTACCTTCATCATCAACGGCGCTGAACGTGTTGTCGTCTCTCAGCTGCACAGATCGCCCGGTATCTGCTTCGAGCAGGAAAGGTCGATGCGCGGAAGCATGCTCTACTCGTTCCGCATCATCCCTTACAGAGGAAGCTGGCTAGAAGGCGCTTTCGACACAGGCGATTTAATCCATATCTATATCGACAGAAAGAAACGCAGAAGAAAAATCCTGGCGTCCACTTTCATTCGCGCTCTCGGCTACTCCACCAACACCGACATCATCGAAGAGTTTTTCTCCACTAAGAAAGCGAAACTCGGCAGCGAAAAAGAGTACTCCAAACTGGTTGGAAAGATTCTTGCGGAAGACGTCACTGACGAAGAAACAGGCGTTGTTTACGGCAAAGCGGCAGAGAAGCTCACAACAGCGATGTTGAAGAGAATGAGCGACACGGGCATCAAGATGATCCGTATCGCCGAAGATGCTGACGAAAACAACCCGATCATCAAGATGATCGCCAAAGACCCAACCGACTCCTACGAATCGGCGTTGAAGGATTTCTACCGTAAGTTAAGACCAGGCGAACCGGCAACGATCGCCAACGCCCGTTCGGCAATGATGCGTCTTTTCTTCGACCCGAAGCGCTACAACTTAGGTCGTGTCGGCCGCTACAAGATGAACAGCAAGCTCGGCTTCCCCATCAATGACGAAGCGATGCAAGCTGTCACGCTGACTAAAGAAGATGTGATCGGCGCCCTTAAGTACCTGATCCAGCTGAAGCAGGGTAGTGATGAAGTCAGCATCGACGACATCGACCACCTTGGCAACAGAAGGGTCCGTTCCGTCGGTGAATTGATTCAGAACCAGTGCCGCATTGGTCTTGCAAGAATGGAGAAGATCATCCGCGAACGGATGAACCTCTTCGACTTCACATCTGACACACTGACTCCAGGTAAAATCGTATCGGCCAAAGGTCTTGCCGGCGTTCTTAAGGACTTCTTCGGAAGATCGCAGCTCTCCCAGTTCATGGATCAAGTGAACCCGGTTGCAGAACTGACACACAAACGTCGTCTTTCCTCACTTGGACCCGGCGGTTTGAACAGAGACAGAGCCGGCTTCGAAGTCCGCGACGTCCACGCAAGCCACTACGGAAGAGTCTGTCCTATCGAGACACCTGAAGGACCGAACATTGGTCTTATCACCTCGCTCTCCTCTTTCGCCAAGATCAACGAATTCGGCTTTATCGAAACACCCTACCGCATCGTAAGGGATGGCGTTGTAACCGATGAGATCGAGTACATGACAGCCGATCAGGAAGAACGCTGCGTCATCGCGCAGGCGACAACGCCGCTCGATGAGCACAACATGTTCATCACCGAAATCTGCTGGGCCAGATATAGAGGCGAACCGCTAGAGATCGAAACGCCGAAAGTGACGCACGTAGACGTTTCTCCAAAACAGCTCGTTTCCATTGTCACCGGTTTGATTCCGTTCCTTGAACACGATGACGCGAACCGTGCTTTGATGGGCTCGAACATGCAGCGTCAAGGTGTGCCTCTCTTGAAACCCGAGGCACCAATCGTGGGTACAGGCCTTGAAGCAAGAGCCGGTAAAGACTCCGGTGCTGTAATCATCGCCAAAGAAGATGGCGTCATCAACTATGTTGACGGCAACATCATCGTCATCAGCCCGAAAGACAACCCGATGGAGCTGAAGACTTACCAGTTGAAGAAGTACATGCGCTCCAACGCAGGCACGTGCATCAACCAGACTCCGCTTTGCGAAGTCGGCGACAAGATCAAAGCCGGCGATGTCATCGCTGACGGTCCCGGAACAGACAAGGGTGAAGTCGCTCTTGGCAAAAACGTGCTCGTCGCGTTCATGCCTTGGTATGGATACAACTACGAAGACGCTATCATCATCAGCGAGAAGTTGATCCGTGAAGATGCCTACACTTCGATCCACATCGAAGAGTTTGAGATCACAGCACGAGACACAAAGCTTGGTAAGGAAGAGATCACGCGCGATATCCCGAACGTTTCGGAAGAGGCGCTTGCAAACCTTGGCGACGACGGTATCATCCGTATCGGCGCAGAGGTAAAGCAGGGAGATATCTTAGTCGGTAAGATCACACCCAAATCCGAGTCGGAACTGGCTCCTGAAGAGCGCCTCCTGCGCGCCATCTTCGGTGAAAAAGCCGCCGACGTAAAAGACGCATCGCTGGTTGTTCCTCCGGGCACAGAAGGCGTCGTTATGGATGTTAAAGTGTTTAGCCGCCGCGACAAACTCTCGAAGAGCGATGAAGAGTTGGTTGAAGAAGCCACAAGACTTAAGGACCTGCAGAAAGAGTACAAGCAGAAGAAAGCAGAACTCCGCATGGAAAGACGCGAGAAAATGGCAGCTCTTCTCTTGAACGACCAGGCCCCCGGCACAATCATCCATAGAAAGACTGCAGAAATCGTTATCGACGAAGGCGAACTCATCACTCAGGATCTGATCGAGTTGATCGAACAGGAAACTGTCGAAGACCTGATCATGCCGGAAAATGATATCTACAAAACGCTGAAGAGCGTTCTGCATGAGTATGACGTTAAGCTGCAAACGGTCGAGAGCCAATACAAGACCGAACTTGAGCAGATGAGGAAAGGGGATACGGAACTGGATCCCGGCGTCATCCGCCAGGTTAAAGTCTACGTCGCCTCCAAGCGTAAGCTGCAAGTCGGTGACAAAATGGCCGGCCGCCACGGTAACAAAGGGGTCGTATCGAAGCTTGTACCTGAAGCGGATATGCCCTACCTGCCGAACGGACAGACTGTTGAAATTATCTTGAACCCGCTCGGCGTACCTTCCCGTATGAACTTGGGACAGGTGTTCGAGACTCACCTTGGCTTTGCTGCGCAGCGCGCAGGCATCTTCGTCAAATCGCCGGTCTTCGAGGGCTTCCCCGAAGAAGAGATCTGGAAGATGATGAAGAGCCAGGGCCTGCCGGAGAACGGCAAGTTCTTCCTCTACGACGGTTGCACAGGCGAGCGTTTCGACGGTAAGATCGTAGTCGGCTACATCTATATGATGAAGCTGGGACACCTTGTCGCCGACAAAATCCACGCCCGAGCCGTCGGCCCCTACTCCCTTGTTACCCAGCAGCCGCTTGGTGGTAAGGCGCAGATGGGCGGACAGAGATTCGGGGAGATGGAAGTGTGGGCAGCCGAAGCTTATGGCGCGGCGCACTTGCTCCAGGAACTTCTGACTGTTAAGTCGGACGACGTGGGCGGAAGAACAAGGATCTATGAGTCGATCGTCAAAGGCGACAACATCTTGTCTCCCGGAACTCCTGAGTCGTTCAACGTTCTCATCAAAGAGATGCAGGGCTTGGGACTAGACATTAGGGCCGAAGAGGTTATTGAATCTGAGTTTCATAGTTAA
- the rplL gene encoding 50S ribosomal protein L7/L12 yields the protein MSTKTEKLVEELSALTVLEMAELKTALEDKWGVKAQAAAVAFAAPVAAAAPAEEATEFDVTLEGCPDDKKIAVIKVVREITGLGLKEAKDLVESAPKELKKAAPKAEADEIKKKVETAGGKVALKGV from the coding sequence GTGAGTACCAAAACTGAAAAACTAGTAGAAGAACTCAGCGCTTTGACAGTTCTGGAAATGGCTGAGCTCAAGACAGCACTGGAAGATAAATGGGGCGTTAAAGCTCAAGCAGCAGCAGTTGCATTCGCAGCTCCTGTAGCAGCAGCAGCACCAGCCGAAGAAGCAACTGAATTCGACGTTACTCTGGAAGGCTGCCCTGATGACAAGAAAATCGCGGTCATCAAGGTTGTTCGTGAGATCACTGGCCTTGGCTTGAAAGAAGCAAAAGACCTGGTTGAATCCGCACCTAAAGAACTGAAGAAAGCTGCTCCTAAAGCAGAAGCTGATGAGATCAAGAAAAAGGTCGAAACAGCTGGCGGTAAGGTAGCCCTGAAAGGCGTTTAA
- a CDS encoding alkene reductase, with protein sequence MSLLLQPTTVGGMSLTTSIVAAPMTKCLADPVTHIPTDTMAEYYRVRKGLFHIAESSSVNAAQAYPGTPAIATKEQIEGWKRVIDAVHQNGDRIFMQLYHPGMMGRPSLSGGEMPRSPSGVAPLKTVVPRSGGEKYLAPIEMTAGEIASVVNDFLQAAKNALTAGADGVEIHAASGYLVNTFLASSTNKRQDAYGGSPEKMCRFALDIIDTIGKAIGYHRVGIRLSPVPLVSMGDPGQGGNLKEEPQDQEVYATLLAALQLRKIAYVHCSSDGERENQGLLGERVSDFCRRHFDGVLIGGGGYSIEEAEERLKSGSCDLVFFGRPILANPRFVQKVQAKEPLVPFDPAMIATPPTD encoded by the coding sequence ATGAGCCTGCTTCTTCAACCGACTACTGTCGGAGGGATGTCTCTCACCACCTCCATTGTGGCAGCGCCCATGACCAAGTGCCTTGCCGATCCGGTCACACATATTCCAACAGATACCATGGCGGAGTACTACCGAGTACGCAAGGGACTGTTCCATATTGCCGAGTCCTCCTCTGTCAATGCTGCCCAGGCCTATCCCGGAACTCCGGCGATTGCAACAAAAGAGCAGATTGAGGGCTGGAAAAGGGTGATAGATGCGGTGCACCAAAATGGAGACCGTATCTTTATGCAGCTCTACCATCCCGGGATGATGGGGCGCCCCTCCCTAAGTGGAGGAGAGATGCCCCGCTCCCCTTCCGGTGTAGCTCCGCTGAAAACCGTAGTACCCAGATCGGGTGGTGAAAAATACCTCGCACCCATCGAAATGACTGCCGGTGAGATCGCATCCGTTGTGAACGACTTTCTTCAGGCAGCCAAAAATGCTCTTACAGCCGGCGCAGACGGGGTCGAGATCCATGCCGCATCAGGCTATCTCGTCAACACCTTCTTGGCCTCTTCCACCAACAAACGACAGGATGCGTATGGAGGAAGCCCTGAAAAAATGTGCAGGTTTGCTCTCGACATCATCGACACGATCGGGAAAGCGATCGGATATCACAGGGTGGGCATCCGTCTCTCGCCTGTGCCGCTTGTCAGCATGGGTGACCCGGGACAAGGGGGCAATTTGAAAGAGGAACCTCAAGATCAGGAGGTCTACGCGACACTTCTTGCAGCGTTGCAGTTGAGAAAGATCGCCTATGTTCACTGTTCTTCAGATGGGGAGAGGGAGAATCAGGGACTGCTAGGCGAGCGCGTCAGCGACTTTTGTCGAAGACACTTCGATGGAGTACTGATCGGTGGAGGCGGCTATTCCATTGAGGAGGCTGAAGAGCGTCTCAAAAGTGGGAGTTGCGATCTGGTGTTCTTCGGCAGGCCCATCTTAGCCAATCCCCGCTTCGTTCAAAAGGTACAAGCCAAAGAACCACTCGTTCCTTTCGATCCGGCGATGATCGCCACCCCTCCCACAGATTGA